In Microtus pennsylvanicus isolate mMicPen1 chromosome 17, mMicPen1.hap1, whole genome shotgun sequence, one genomic interval encodes:
- the LOC142836918 gene encoding C-X-C chemokine receptor type 1-like, with translation MAKADYFWAVTDNMTWDDFEKEFGNSSQIPTGDYFSPCKRVPVTNTWALVAVYALVSLLSLLGNSLVMLVISSRRRSCSVTDVYVLNLAVADLLFSLTLPFWAVSKLKGWIFGTPLCKMVSLLKEVNFFSGILLLACISVDRYLAIVHATRTLTRKRHLVKFVCLGLWSLSLILSLPFVIFRQAYKPYGSGTICYEVLGKATTNFRIMLRGLSHTFGFLLPLLVMLFCYGSTLRTLFKARTAQKHRAMWVIFAVVLVFLLCWLPHNLALLTDTLLDTHLIEDTCKRRSDIDQALYITEFLAFSHSCLNPVIYAFVGQNFRRAFLKILANCGLARKEVLTPHRAAFHTSLTVR, from the coding sequence ATGGCCAAGGCGGACTACTTCTGGGCTGTTACTGATAATATGACGTGGGACGACTTTGAGAAAGAATTTGGAAATAGCTCCCAAATACCCACTGGAGATTATTTCAGCCCTTGTAAGAGAGTTCCAGTAACCAACACTTGGGCTCTGGTTGCCGTTTATGCACTGGTGTCCCTGTTGAGCTTGCTGGGAAACTCCCTGGTGATGCTGGTCATCTCATCCAGGCGAAGGAGCTGCTCTGTCACCGACGTCTACGTGCTGAACCTCGCCGTTGCTGACCTGCTCTTTTCGCTGACCCTGCCCTTCTGGGCTGTCTCCAAATTGAAAGGCTGGATTTTTGGAACGCCCCTGTGTAAGATGGTCTCACTCCTGAAGGAAGTCAACTTCTTCAGCGGTATCCTGCTACTAGCCTGCATCAGTGTGGACCGATACCTGGCCATCGTCCATGCCACGCGCACGCTCACCCGAAAGCGCCACTTGGTTAAGTTCGTATGTCTAGGCCTCTGGAGTCTCTCTTTGATTCTGTCCCTGCCCTTTGTCATCTTCCGCCAGGCCTATAAACCATACGGTTCTGGAACAATCTGCTACGAGGTCCTGGGTAAAGCCACAACAAATTTTCGGATAATGTTGCGGGGCCTGTCCCACACATTTGGCTTCCTCCTGCCGCTGCTGGTCATGCTGTTCTGCTACGGGTCCACACTGCGCACGCTCTTTAAGGCCCGCACGGCGCAGAAGCACCGGGCCATGTGGGTCATCTTTGCTGTTGTGCTCGTCTTCCTGCTCTGCTGGCTGCCCCACAACCTGGCCCTGCTCACAGACACTCTCTTAGACACCCACTTGATTGAGGACACCTGCAAGCGCCGCAGTGACATCGACCAGGCCCTGTATATCACTGAGTTCCTGGCCTTTTCTCACAGCTGTCTCAACCCCGTCATCTATGCCTTCGTCGGCCAAAATTTTCGTCGTGCGTTCCTCAAGATCCTTGCGAACTGTGGCCTGGCTCGCAAGGAGGTTTTGACACCGCACCGTGCTGCCTTCCACACATCTCTTACTGTccgctaa